From Theileria orientalis strain Shintoku DNA, chromosome 4, complete genome, the proteins below share one genomic window:
- a CDS encoding ABC transporter produces the protein MNERSYNKNLICEDDPDSLFWDSELYHKSYFKNRKNKGFRYYDETSVLKYLFFHWVNRWVSVLSKKYIEPYKLHPLQVSDQILKWEPIFSKHVSDGLVRLDLHEATKTSKKPVKPYGSILLRAILLTSWRKSIVLFLGLVVGNVLSMSISILVKKLLEILNDPSIHVSNSILLLLAIMGFHILDGIILENVNYYLYRMIYTLHYLYGTVPYRHSLSHRRVFYNNINGKNILNTCDQVLHSCDPHSQCSKNPLFCPALRYQSKEVTPKIFTYVFYDSFNIAMAFESTKFIVQFLTNFIYGVYLLSRHVKGNLWVLYVTGSLFLFFMVVIEIFNAVIFKYVIYMRDYKVTKYNDILGSLSIIKKMLIDDIGFNIITQTRNNELSLIVVKIFITFVNMFLFSTTINVSFYIIKMYFVKSVNNAAVITDINTAAFMTTFYIYMRIVTSMFLIPRAINIVGMAVVCYKRLNKYLSGCPPNFYAADNKFVGSTQTSAVLTDVTDQIPINVIVYFKDAAFTWVNSRQDLLNKNYKPFLKNVNFELKRSEMAIVTGVLGSGKSNFIKSMLGEMTLVGGSMAVIPLHTSMPIFYASEDIFLKQGTIRSNITFGYKFDEEIYNTVLKAVDLEFDISTWENGDLRVVSDKAHSLSGGQRVRVEMARAIYAYLIFHNVNKEYNNNQCSFLMCLDSSLHGLDPYVSKTIFNNLFNIKTGLLVKDDLSVVLTTSKQILDICIKSCEPAQFQNTPIYNIKNRELKFVSTIHNFMKNKKHEGDFKYLTSSRTGPYTLNGLTNDMLGLCLSNTSRSRRVEIIKNLYQQSFVKYIKDHFGNAKFNPYLVFMKPAMVTFSIYIILTVAFNILDYLKFVFSTNLSDFITKNINDFNKGALVDLAGIKSRSNSALRVTVIFVSVIIVLSFLATVALTAGSIVSCRKLHEYCINTIFNYSSSVVKIKRQINQVITFLSGDLMMTDDITGFNISLVLLSFIQAATNIITLFYLIPISVPFILLTLVLIYIYILMRYINTSVALNFGFMESLAQMNSVIESSISGWSVYRSFNRNSDLLGDFLEHRDYNARTKFLFAAAVSWSTILFTWIFPLTTFIILVIPIVLDKFTKHKMTVGYFGLALSLCTNVNKSFSDFSFMYACTRMVISSIERFRYFIPLGTKLRFDKSPNTHEEHLINPTNKDVSDLDKKQLLKRRAIEFKSENRKFYGLRRLFYHPKIHILDVGKYITPEHTGVELKDVCVYTSLDRNPESMILKHLTVTANKSEIIGMVGRTGAGKTTLLSVLQNIVSNRTGQVLLDGKDLNEIPRVVLRQIIGVLPQLPFVFKGWTIRRFLDPRKLFNDDDINSALNQCGLLEFVTHLSGGKLLDTILAPEEPLLYYKKQDVVRPNTLDNGKSKSLESSKSGVDNELLLSYNQLRTLSLARLVLYRQFFRLIVVDEPPEEDLFDPTRRDDDLGVPIYELIQKYFSHCTTFVVAHDATVLKSCTSVWVIHEGRLVKTCKASDVSANESIASIIEQNVKKNEPQHVNTVM, from the coding sequence ATGAACGAACGCTCctataataaaaatctGATTTGTGAAGACGATCCTGATTCTCTGTTTTGGGATAGTGAACTGTATCATAaatcttattttaaaaataggaaaaataaaggatTCCGTTACTATGATGAGACGAGCGttcttaaatatttattttttcactGGGTAAACAGATGGGTCTCAGTGCTAtctaaaaaatacattgaACCGTATAAACTCCACCCCTTACAGGTTTCTGATCAAATATTGAAGTGGGAAcctattttttccaaaCATGTTAGTGATGGATTGGTCAGATTGGACCTCCACGAGGCCACTAAGACTAGTAAGAAGCCCGTTAAACCATACGGGTCCATTCTCCTTCGCGCTATATTATTAACGTCATGGAGAAAGTCGattgttttgtttttaggGCTCGTTGTTGGAAACGTTTTGAGTATGAGCATATCCATTTTGGTCAAAAAATTGcttgaaattttaaacGATCCTTCAATTCATGTGAGTAATtcaatattgttgttgttggcTATTATGGGCTTTCATATATTGGATGGGATTATACTTGAAAATGTGAATTATTATCTTTACAGGATGATTTATACACTCCATTACTTGTACGGTACCGTACCTTATCGCCACTCTCTATCACATAGGCGCGTATTCTACAACAATATCAATGGCAAGAATATTTTGAACACCTGTGATCAGGTACTTCACAGCTGTGATCCACATTCACAATGCTCCAAGAACCCATTGTTCTGTCCAGCTCTAAGATATCAGAGCAAGGAAGTTACTCCCAAGATTTTCACATACGTGTTTTATGACTCCTTTAACATTGCAATGGCATTCGAGTCAACTAAATTCATTGTACAATTcttaacaaattttatttatggaGTATATTTGCTGTCGAGACATGTTAAGGGTAATTTATGGGTATTATACGTTACAGGATCATTGTTCCTGTTCTTCATGGTTGTCATTGAAATTTTCAACGCCGTTATATTTAAGTACGTCATATACATGAGAGATTACAAAGTAACGAAGTACAATGATATCCTTGGCTCATTAAGTATTATAAAGAAAATGTTGATCGACGATATtggatttaatattattactcAAACAAGGAATAATGAGCTTTCATTAATcgttgttaaaattttcatcaCATTTGTCAATATGTTTCTATTCAGCACAACTATTAACGTCTctttttacattattaaaatgtactTTGTTAAGTCTGTTAATAATGCAGCTGTCATTACTGATATTAACACCGCAGCATTTATGACAacgttttatatatacatgagAATAGTCACTTCGATGTTTTTAATTCCGAGGGCCATAAATATTGTTGGAATGGCAGTTGTCTGTTATAAAAggttaaataaatatctCTCTGGCTGTCCTCCTAATTTCTATGCCgctgataataaatttgttgGTTCTACACAAACATCCGCTGTTTTAACTGATGTCACAGACCAAATACCTATTAATGTTATCGTATATTTCAAAGACGCCGCCTTCACATGGGTCAACTCTAGACAGGATCTACTAAATAAGAACTATAAACCCTTTTTGAAAAACGTCAACTTTGAACTAAAACGTAGTGAGATGGCTATTGTCACAGGTGTTCTGGGTTCAGGTAAATCTAACTTTATCAAATCAATGCTTGGTGAGATGACCCTGGTTGGGGGTTCCATGGCAGTTATTCCTCTACACACATCTATGCCTATATTCTATGCTTCTGAGGATATATTCCTAAAACAGGGTACCATTAGATCCAACATTACATTTGGTTATAAGTTTGATGAAGAAATATACAACACTGTGTTAAAGGCAGTTGATCTTGAGTTTGACATATCAACCTGGGAGAATGGTGACCTCAGGGTAGTGTCAGATAAGGCACACTCATTGAGTGGTGGTCAGAGAGTGAGAGTAGAAATGGCTCGTGCAATATATGCTTATTTGATATTCCACAATGTAAACAAGGagtataataacaatcaaTGTTCATTCTTGATGTGCTTGGATTCTTCATTGCATGGTCTAGATCCTTATGTATCcaaaactatattcaataacctgtttaatataaaaactgGGTTATTAGTTAAGGATGATTTGAGTGTTGTTTTAACAACATCAAAACAAATCCTGGACATCTGCATCAAATCATGTGAACCAGCGCAATTCCAGAATACGCCaatttataacataaaaaacAGGGAATTGAAGTTCGTTAGTACTATACACAACTTTatgaagaacaagaagCACGAGGGCGACTTCAAGTATTTAACATCCTCTAGAACCGGCCCTTATACCTTGAATGGCTTAACCAACGATATGCTTGGTTTGTGTTTATCTAACACTTCAAGGTCGCGCCGCGTCGAGATAATCAAGAATCTCTACCAGCAATCCTTTGTGAAATACATCAAAGACCACTTTGGAAATGCTAAATTCAACCCATATCTTGTTTTCATGAAGCCAGCCATGGTTACATTCtctatatacataattCTGACAGTGGCATTTAACATATTAGATTAccttaaatttgttttttcaacCAACTTATCAGATTTTATAACCAAGAATATTAACGACTTCAACAAGGGCGCTCTTGTAGATCTTGCTGGTATTAAATCACGTAGTAATTCAGCATTGAGAGTGACAGTCATATTTGTATCAGTCATTATTGTATTATCATTTCTAGCAACTGTAGCGCTTACAGCTGGCTCTATAGTATCATGTCGCAAGCTTCACGAATATTGCATCAACACAATTTTCAACTATAGCTCTTCagtagttaaaataaagaggCAGATTAATCAGGTGATAACGTTTCTGTCCGGAGATCTTATGATGACTGATGATATTACTGGATTTAACATTTCATTggtattattatcattcaTTCAGGCTGCCACTAACATAATTACGTTGTTCTATTTGATTCCTATATCAGTACCATTCATTCTTCTAACTCTGGTTCTGatatacatttacatattGATGAGGTATATAAACACTTCAGTAGCATTGAATTTTGGATTCATGGAATCTCTTGCTCAAATGAACTCGGTGATAGAAAGTTCTATTTCCGGATGGTCGGTTTACAGAAGCTTCAACAGAAATTCAGATCTTCTAGGTGATTTCCTCGAACATAGGGATTATAATGCTAGAACCAAGTTCCTTTTTGCTGCCGCCGTTTCTTGGTCAACAATCTTGTTTACTTGGATATTCCCATTAACTACATTCATTATACTTGTTATTCCGATCGTATTAGATAAATTCACTAAACACAAAATGACAGTAGGATATTTTGGGCTGGCATTATCGCTTTGTACGAATGTGAACAAGTCATTCAGCGACTTTTCGTTTATGTATGCTTGCACTCGAATGGTTATAAGTTCAATCGAGAGGTTCCGCTATTTTATTCCTTTGGGAACTAAGCTTAGATTCGATAAAAGTCCCAATACCCATGAAGaacatttaattaatcCAACCAATAAAGACGTTAGTGACCTCGACAAGAAGCAGCTGTTGAAACGAAGGGCGATTGAGTTCAAGTCTGAAAACAGAAAATTCTATGGATTGAGAAGGCTATTCTATCATcctaaaatacacatcCTCGATGTTGGCAAGTACATAACTCCCGAACATACCGGTGTTGAATTGAAagatgtgtgtgtgtacactTCTCTTGACCGTAACCCAGAGAGTATGATATTGAAACATCTAACAGTAACTGCCAATAAATCTGAGATTATTGGTATGGTTGGCAGAACAGGTGCTGGTAAGACAACCCTGTTGTCAGTGTTACAGAACATTGTTAGTAACAGAACTGGTCAAGTACTGCTTGATGGCAAGGACCTGAATGAAATCCCCAGGGTTGTTCTTAGACAAATAATAGGTGTCCTACCACAACTGCCATTTGTCTTCAAGGGTTGGACTATCCGTAGGTTCCTTGATCCTAGAAAGTTGTTCAATGATGATGATATTAATAGCGCCCTTAATCAGTGTGGTCTTTTGGAATTTGTTACCCACCTTTCAGGCGGAAAGCTGCTGGATACGATTCTAGCGCCAGAGGAGCCCCTTTTATACTATAAGAAACAAGATGTAGTAAGGCCTAACACTTTGGATAATGGGAAATCCAAGTCCCTCGAATCGTCTAAATCCGGTGTTGATAATGAATTGCTACTTTCCTACAATCAACTCAGAACGCTTTCATTGGCCAGATTAGTATTGTATAGGCAGTTCTTCAGATTAATAGTGGTAGACGAGCCACCAGAAGAAGACTTGTTTGATCCTACTCGTAGAGATGATGACCTAGGGGTTCCAATTTATGAACTTATACAGAAATACTTTAGTCACTGTACCACTTTTGTTGTAGCACATGATGCAACAGTTTTGAAGAGTTGTACCTCTGTTTGGGTTATACACGAGGGGCGCCTAGTTAAAACTTGTAAAGCCAGTGATGTATCGGCAAATGAGTCTATCGCATCTATTATTGAGCAAAATGTGAAAAAGAATGAACCTCAACATGTAAATACAGTTATGTAA